The Dama dama isolate Ldn47 chromosome X, ASM3311817v1, whole genome shotgun sequence nucleotide sequence tttgttttcaagatttggatcatttttattatcattattttaaatttttttttcaggtagattccccatctcctcctcttttgtttggcttggtgggcatttttcatgctcctttaccttctgggtatttctctgccttttcatcttatttaaattgctgtgtttggggtggcctttctgtgttctggtagtctgtggttcctttttattgtggaggtttctcccagtggatggggctggatgcttggcttgtcaaggtttgctggttagggaagcttgcgtcagtgttctggtgggtggagctggatttcttcgctctggagtgcaatggagtgtccagtagtgagttttgagatgggtctatgggtttggtgtgactttgggcagcctgtatattgacactcagggctatgttcctgcgttgctggagaatttgcgtagtatgtcttgctctggaacttattggttcttgggtggtggttggtttcagtgtaggtatggaggtttttggatgatctcttaatAATTAATGtaccttgtagtcaggagttctctgttgttctcaggttttggacttaagcctcttgcctctggatttcagtcttattcttccagtagcctcaagacttctccatccatacagcactgataataaagcttctaggttaatggtgaaaggattctccacagtgagggccacccagagaggttcacagagttacatgaagaagaggagagggaggaaggaaatagaagtgagcaggagggggagggaggaaatagaggtcaTCTGGGGGcaaaaaaaggagagtcaaaagggggagagagtgatcaaaccagtaatcacactcctgagtaaaaatgggtactgaaggttggattcttaaatgtccaaaattgatatcaaatactgaaaaacaaagattaaaaatctagagtagaggttagactcttaaaaatattaaaaaataaccaaaacacaaaaaattttagaaatatatatgaagttcactttaaaaatagttgtttttttttttttccattgtatatccttgcctcctttgtcgaagataaggtgtccataggttcgtggatttatctctggggtttctattcttttttttttttttttttttttggagatttgATGTctgatcttatttatttgttcctcttagaacatctcatttttgactggaCTCAGACTTAGAAGTAGAAGCTCTCAGAGAGGACAGCCTCCGTCTCTTGGCAATCTGTTCCTGCCGTTTTTCTTTGGCCTCCTTCATTCTCTTGGCCAAAAGTTTAGCATATTCTGCAgcctcttctttgtttttcttagtaCGCTGTTTCTTCAGAGCAATACGCCGGCGTTTGTGTTGCAGAACTCGTGGAGTCACGAGACGCTGAATCTTGGGTGCTTTAGTCCTAGGTTTCTTACCTTCTTTGTTTAGGGGCTTTCGCACAACATACTGGCGGACGTCATCTTCTTTAGAGAGATTGAAAAGTTTACGGATTCTGCTAGCTCTTTTGGGACCCAGGCGACGAGGCACTGTAGTATCAGTGAGTCCAGGAATATCCTTCTCCCCTTTTTTCACGATGACCAAGTTGAGAACACTCAGATTGGCATCCACAATGCAACCCCCTACAGATTTGCGCTTTCTCTCTCCAGTCCTCCTTGGTCTGTAACAGGAATGCCCCTTACTCAGTAGCAGGCGAACTCGGCCATGGGTCAAGACACCCTGCTTCATGGGGAAACCCTGCTTATCGTTCCCGCCACTGATTCGGACCACATAACCCTTCCATTCTTCACCCAGAGCGTCAGCAGCAACTTCTGTGGCCATACGCTTCTCGTAGAAGGTACGAAGTTTTCGTTCATCGTCCACTTCAATGAGCTTCTGGCAGCCAGTGGCCGGGAAAGAGATGTTCAGCTTCATTCTGAAGTGGCCGACAGCCTCCGAGGCGCCACGAAAAAGAGGTGgggtttctattctgttccattgatctatatttctgtctttgtgcgagtaccatactgtcttgatgactggactctgtgggagaaggcgagggtgggatgtttcgagagaacagcatgtatattatctatagtgaaacagatcaccagcccaggtgggatgcacgagacaagtgctcgggcctggtgcactgggaagacccagaggaatcgggtggagagggaggtgggagggtggattgggatggggaatacatgtaactccatggctgattcatgtaaatgtatgacaaaacccactgaaatgttgtgaagtaattagcctccaactaaaaaaaaaaaaagaagtttaaaaattttaaaaaaatggttatctaaaaaaataggttttttttttttttttggtcaggttatagtgggttataaaaatgaaaattaaggagtaatagaggagtaatagagggcttaaaaaaaaagaaagatccttgttccagcttacacttctcgatatctataggcccctaccagtgtagtcagtgttaactacagggattttaatctgttgcatctGTCACTTCTAAAGCCTTTGgtcatttggcttctgtttgcaggtctcttcagtgtctaatttccgccctgacacaaggtgGCGGAGgtagtctcttgtttaggttcgcttgttcagttgtgctgtggggagggacgGGCAcggcaaacaaatatcactggcatgtgtggggagcactcgcagtgttctgggcacactgggtttgcccccgctcacggcatgtgtgctttccccgcCTACACTGCTccagctccaggctgctctacagggagtgggccctgagttgcgtgcacttcccaggcctaagccgctcaggttcaggttttcgggtactccacaaaggcgcagattCGGTTGGgactgcgttttgtgccttccccgtccgagcagctcaggcagccaggagcttgacgagcgcaCACTCCCCGGTGCagcgcgccttctcccctctgcggtcccagcctcagtttccgggtGCGCCAGTGTGgtgtgccttgtgtctcttctgggaaggtgatttctggctgtgaccctcccagcagatgtcaaccatccagaatctcaggaagactttggttagagactggaagcctgtttgcagtttggtaggggatgccttctctggggccgagtttgcccctttcccctcccctcggcctcctgcctccagcgggggatgggtcggtctgcagccggctagctcttctctggtatttgctcagtcctttgttctgggaacAGCGGGTAGTGCCCAGATTTAGAGCTTTTCccaggttaattttctctctcttgctatcccacagtttaagttgctatctcttgttagctccctcagattgccctcagggctttcaggcccggtccttaccctaagcattaTCTCCCGCTCCTcgccgttcagcccccacttgctggtggcggatgcaagcgtctggggtacttttctgctgggaattgtttttaggcatgtaatctgtgggttttatttatttttcctcccagttgggttgccctccgagatttgaaaacttcccccaggcccgtcggtgagagggtttcctggtgtttggaaacttcctctattaagactcccttcccgggacggatctccatccctaactctgttgtctctctttttatcttttatattttgtcctacctcctttcaaagacaatgggctgcttttctggatgtctgatgtcctctgctactggtcagaagttgttttgtggagtttgctcagcgttcaaatgatctttcggtgaatttgtgggggagaaagtggtctccccgtcctattgctctgccatcttagctcctcccccagGTGTAGGCCCCTTTCAACCGCTGAGGGCAGCTTTGAAAAACAATTAACTTCTTTTctaaactgaaatatagttgatttaaatattgtattagtttaagatgtgcagcatagtgattcagtattttttgtagattatactccattataaattattattataagataatggttataattccctgtgctatacaatatatccttcttgcttatctatttttACCTGCTAGTTTGTTAATTTCATACCCATAATTTGtcctttccccctttctctccccttcagtaaccactagtttgtcttctgtatctgtttctcttttgctatatacatttgtttgctttttttttaaagattatacatataaatgatatcatacaatatttatcttcttctgtctgacttatttcacctagaGTAATgttctctgggtccatccatattgctgtatttggcaaaatttcattctttttatggctgaataatattccattgagatGGTCACAGGAAACCAGGCAGCCACTAGGGCAGACCTCTCTGCCCTGCCTGGGGGCAGCCAGCACCTGCATACTCCTCATGTGTGAAGTCCAGGCTTTTCCAACCTTTCTATCTGTTCCAGTGGTTCTCCAGCCAGTCAAAGAGGGCTTGTCTCCTAGGTATAAAATCCCAGGACTGGGGCACCCAGTCTGTGATTTCCACTGTTCACTTCCCATGGTAACTCTCTTTCCATGAATTCTCCCCTTTACTGGCACTAAGTCCCCTCCAAAGGGCACAGGTCCCCACCCTATCATTCTTATTTCCTTCCTGCCCAATTACATGTGGATCATTCTTACAGTCTTGTTTGTACAATAGTCTTTTTCCAAtttccagttagttttcagtgagaatttttCCACATGcaaatgtatttttgatgtgttcatgGGGGAAGGTGAGCTCCATATCCTCTTACTCTGCCATCTTAGTCTCAGATCAACAGTTAATGCAGTGTAAGAGGTTGTTAAAATTCCTCTACCCTCAACTTTTTCAAATGCCCCAGTTACCTTGTACTCCTCCAGTCTTCTGTCTTTGACTTTACCTGGAATTCTTTCCTCCAGATTACATATTCCTTACACCTCATTCCCCTTAAGtccctttttttcttctcattactCACTTCCATAAAGCAACAAACAGTGAAGCAGCATGGTAAAGACTTATCTATACAGTGCATAgaaatgccaacaaaggtccatatagtcaaactatggtttttccagtagtcatgtacggatgtgagagttggaccagaaagaaggctgagtgctgaagaaccgatgcttttgaactgtggtgctggagaagactcttgaaaatcccttggacagcaaggagatcaaaccagtcaattctgaaagaaatcaaccctgaatattcattagaaggactgacactgaagctgaagctccattactttagctacctgatgcaaagagccaactcattggaaaagaccctgatgcttggaaagattgagggcaagaggagaagggggcaacggaggatgagatggttggacggtatcaccaactcagtggacgtgagtttgagcaaactcagggagatagtgaaggacgggggagcctggcatgctgcagtccatggagttgcaaagagtcggacatgacttagtgactgaacaacaacagataatTTTCCATTTACAGTTTGTTTGATTCCTTTCTCATTCCTCACTAGGCtgcttcacttcctacttttatCCTTCTTTATATTCTACCTAGCCCTTCCTGCACATAGTCACAGcataaatatatcatttaagcTAGTGAAAAAGCAGAATAATTGTGTTGCGTTTGATTGGTGAGGCTGTCATATTAGTTAAATCAAATCTGCAAGTAGACAGAGTGCTGTAGCATTTGTTTCAAAAAGGATATGTAGAACATAGAATACTATGAAGTGCCTCATTCATAGTATCATGCTCACAGCAGCTCCTCCAAAAACTGAAGACATGGCCTTTGACCTCAAAAAGTTGATCATCTTCTTGGTGCAATGAAGTATACACAATTGgaaacactttaaaaacaaaatatcgaCAAATGCAGTTTGATTTTGTAATAAACTAGGCCCCTAGTTAAGGTAATTTACTCTTCTGGGGACAATCAAGGAAGGTATTTGACATGTGCCAATTAGACTCTCAAGAAGTACTAGATGGAATTGGATGAatttagaggaaaagaatagagaacTTAGCATAGAAGTATGGCGCCTTCCAAAAGTCTGGGTAAATTCAGATTTGGATTCAACATCATTTAATGATTAGTCACTATGTGCTAGGGTTGATGTTTTTACATATGTGATCTTGTAATTATCATAACAGCCTTGTAGTGGTACTAATGCTCAGGAGAATTATATAGCTAAATGAAAATCAATTCTAATACTTGATTATTTACTCTAAACTTGGTGCTTTTAAAACTATTCTTTAGgagtaaaaaaggaaaatctgagaaagaaacagagaaataaattctTGAAAGGTAGACAGGCTAATACAGCTGAGAACTGGATTTAGCTAAGTAGCACGGTTTGTTTTTAGTGAAGAATCCACATGGAAGTGAGCTAACCTGTTTGTGCTCACTCTTACAAAGGGAAAGCAATTTCTTAAAGCTTCAGGACCATTTCTATATCATTTGCATTAAGAAAGATTAAATAGGAATGATTCAGGCTACAGTGTTTTCTTGGTAAGTTATGATTAGTGTCTTTCTCCAACATAGATGTGTGCAAATTGAATTCACagtaatgtgatttttatttgtaatGTACATTGCCATTGCATTCTGACAACTTGAGATCtgtcatgaagaaataaaataattagcaATCAGCAGTGGgagtttaatattttaattttccagCTGTTGTGCAAAGTGTTTTTGTGCATGTAGATTCAATTAGTCATAAAGTAGGGAATCAGCATAATGCAGCTACATTATACAGTCTTTGAACATGCACTATAAATAGAAATTGACAGGTTCTTTAGTTTATTGTCACTATTCAAAGGGAATACAAGCaccaaaaatatttcaaactaaGGATTCTTAATGTTGACAAGGAAACATTCAGAGAAAACATGTGACCACAGTAGAACCATGGAATACATTGAATTTGTAATATATAAATTGAGACAATAATTACAAAGGAAATATTATAACTTTTacaatatttacaatttttacaaactatttacaatttaaaaataaatacatacaactGAAACATTTGTTTACCTAAATGAAAGATAAATACAATTTAATAACAAATGACAGTCTGaggtaaaatttttataaatgtatgaGGATATAGGGACAATgaatttaaatgtaaagaaaatttttgagatcagtgacaattaaaaaaaagtatatagtAACATATCAATAAAAAATTGGCAAAGGCTATGAACCAaaacttcacaaaagaagaaatatgaatataaataaatgtgcaaaaaatTTTGTTCCTACTAGTAAAAATATAGCAGGTAAAAAATGAGCAATGAGTTTATGCCCTAATCTTTCCTTTTCCATGCATGGGATGCACAAAAGTGTTAATAAcatgaaattagaaaaacatGATCATGTTCAAAACAATAAACTACTGTGTGGAACAGAAATAGAGTAGAGATAAAGTTAGTGGTAAAACCACAGGCATAACTAGTCTCAGATACAGGCAGAagttctgaaattttaatttatatgtaataaAGGAGCTGTAAGCATTGCATAcacagaagttcagttcagttcagttcagtcactcagtcgtgtctgactctttgtgaccccatgaattgcagcacgccaggcctccctgtccatcaccaactccgagtttactcaaactcatgtccattgagtgggtgatgccatccaaccatctcatcctctgtcgtccccttttcctcccaccttcaatctttcccagcatcagggtcttttcaaatgagtcagttcttcacatcagtgaaGTCAGtcaagtatcagagtttcagcttcagcatcagtccttccaatgaatattcaggactgatttcctttaggatggactggttgcatctccttgctgtccaagggactctcaagagtcttctccaacatgacagttcaaaagcatcaattcttaggcactcagctttctttatagtccaactctcacatccatacatgactactgggaaaaaacatagccttgactagacggacttttgttagaacagtaatgtctctgctttttaatatgctgtctaggttggtcataactttcctttcaacgagtaagcgtcttaatttcatggctgcaatcaccatctgcagtgattttggagcctccgaaaataaaatctctcactgtttccactgtctccccatctatttgccatgaagtgatgggaccagatgctacaatctttgttttctgaatgttgaacttttagccaactttttcactctcctttttcactttcatcaagaggctgtttagttcttctttgctttctgccataagggtggtgtcatctgcatatctgaggttattgacatttctcctgtcagtcttgattccagcttgtgcttcctccagcccagggtttctcatgatgtactctgtgtgtaagttaaataagcagggtgacaacatacagccttgaggtactcctttcccaatttggaaccagtttgttgttccatgtccagttctaactgttgcttcctgacctgcatacagatttctcaggaggcaggtcaggtggtctgcatACATAGAAGGACAGAGCTAAATTCACAATGTGAAAGCAAGAGCTTTGATGAAGCTCTCTTgatcatgaaaagaaaatgataaaacctAGAACCATTGCCTGAGCTGTAGCCTTTTTAAAGCTGCATATCTTATAATTTTTCAAGTAcagatcttttacctccttaggtaggtttattcctaggtattttattctttttgatgtgaccATCATAGCAAATTACATgtgattgtttctttaatttctctttctgatagttcattgttagcgtatagaaatgcaaaaaatttcactgatgaaagaaattgaagacaacacaaaTTGAAAGATATGTATTCATGAATTGGAATAATTAATGttattaaaatgaccatacagcccaatgcaatctacagattccatataatccctatcaaaataccaggacatttttcaaagaactggagcaaataattttaaaaacagtatggaaacacaagagacccaAAAAGCacagtaatcttgagaaagaatagagaTAGAGTAATCAtgctgtctgacttcagactatactgcaaagctacagtaatcaaaaaatTATGGTACTGgtagaaaaacagacacatagatcaatggaatagaatagcccagaaataaacccaggtaCTCATGGTCAATTAAATTATGACAAAGAAATCAAGAATaagtaatggagaaaagacaatattGTCAATAAGTAGTGCTGGAATAAGCTGAAtagctacatttaaaataataaaattacaacATTCTCTAACtccatatataaaaatgaactcaaaatggattaaagaccttaaTATaacacctgaaaccataaaagtcctagaagaaaacttaggtggaacactctttgacataaattatagcaataATTTTGGCTATGTCTCCTaaatcaaaggaaacaaaagcaaaaaataaacaaatggatcttaattaaaaagttttgcacaaaacagaaaaagagacccagatgtacagaacagacttttggactctgtgggagaaggcgagggtgggatgttttgagggaacagcatcaaaacatgtatattatcaaggatgaaacagatcaccagcccaggttggatgcatgagacaagtgctcggggctggtgcactgggaagacccagagggatggggtgggggaaaataagtaaaagttttgtacagcaaagaaaaccattgacaaaatgaaaagacaacccttgaatagaagaaaatattttcaaatcctaTACCTgataagggttaatatccaaaatatataaacagctcatacaactcaacataaaataaaaacaatcaacatacttaaaaaatgggcaggagaattgaatagacatttttccaaggaaagacatatggatggcccacaggcatatgaaaaggtgctcagcactgttaatcatcagagaaatgcaaatcaaaaccaaagtgagatatcacctcacacctgttaaatgactatcatcaaaaaagaacacaaataacaaatgttgataaggatggagagaaaagggaactctcatacactgttggtggaaatataaattgctgtagccactgtggaaaacagtatgggggtttcttaagaaactaaaaatagaactaccacaggatccagcaattccactattgggtatatatctgaaaacaaacaacataaaaaaatgaaaacatttattcgAAAAGATACACGTACCCCAATGTGTGTATGCTATACAtatagtatacacacacatacgatggaatactactcagccaaaaaaaattgaattttgcCCTTTGCAACTACATGGATGGACTTTGGGAGTATAAGTTAAATGTCAGtgaaagataaatactgcatataatcacttatatgtggaatctaaaaaatggaaCAAACCTATGActataacaaaaagaaacagactcacagatgtagagaacaaactagtgattacctGTAgggtgagggaaagaggagagacaaGATAGGAGTAGCAGATCAAGATCAAGAGGTACAAATtcctatttgtaaaataaagaagctaaaaagatatattgtacaacacagataatatagccaatattatataat carries:
- the LOC133051719 gene encoding small ribosomal subunit protein eS6-like, with the translated sequence MKLNISFPATGCQKLIEVDDERKLRTFYEKRMATEVAADALGEEWKGYVVRISGGNDKQGFPMKQGVLTHGRVRLLLSKGHSCYRPRRTGERKRKSVGGCIVDANLSVLNLVIVKKGEKDIPGLTDTTVPRRLGPKRASRIRKLFNLSKEDDVRQYVVRKPLNKEGKKPRTKAPKIQRLVTPRVLQHKRRRIALKKQRTKKNKEEAAEYAKLLAKRMKEAKEKRQEQIAKRRRLSSLRASTSKSESSQK